The window CGCGCCGCCTCTTCCGGCGAATTCTGCAGCTTTTTCCCCCTGCTTTCCGCATGGCGCAGAGAAGCGGGCGAGCGGGCAGCAGAAGCAGACTCGATTTCGGAGAGCGCCTCGCTCGGTACATCGCTCGTCTCAACCGCTGCCGCCCGCTCATCCAAGAAGCGGCGCAGCAAATCCCGCACCTCTGCGGGATTCTCGGCCATGACCTGCGTCGTTTCAGCCGTTCCTCCCATTTCGTCCGGAGATGCCGAGGATTCGGGCGCTTTCTGCCGACGCGCCTCTTTTTTCTTCTTGTCCAACAGACTTTTTACGAGGAGGAATATGACGAAGAGGACGATGCCCG of the Selenomonas sputigena genome contains:
- a CDS encoding dihydropteroate synthase — encoded protein: MSVTGIVLFVIFLLVKSLLDKKKKEARRQKAPESSASPDEMGGTAETTQVMAENPAEVRDLLRRFLDERAAAVETSDVPSEALSEIESASAARSPASLRHAESRGKKLQNSPEEAARPRALALDLAPAGLLQAVVLAEIIGRPKAQRRRSPYFRS